Proteins encoded within one genomic window of Amorphoplanes friuliensis DSM 7358:
- a CDS encoding bifunctional nuclease family protein, which translates to MRELSVVGVRVELPSNQPIVLLREVDGDRYLPIWIGAVEATAIAYEQQGVKPARPLTHDLLRDILAALEAPLKAVEITELKENVFYADLLIGDNLRVSARPSDSIALALRVGAPIRCADQVLTEAGIVIPDEQEDEVEKFREFLDQVRPEDFAG; encoded by the coding sequence GTGCGCGAGCTGAGCGTGGTCGGGGTTCGGGTGGAGCTGCCCAGTAACCAGCCGATCGTCCTGCTCAGGGAGGTCGACGGCGATCGGTACCTGCCGATCTGGATCGGCGCGGTGGAGGCGACCGCCATCGCTTACGAGCAGCAGGGCGTGAAACCGGCGCGACCGTTGACCCATGATCTCCTGCGGGACATCCTCGCGGCGCTCGAGGCGCCGCTGAAGGCCGTGGAGATCACGGAGCTCAAGGAGAACGTGTTCTACGCCGACCTCCTGATCGGTGACAACCTGCGGGTCTCGGCCCGTCCCAGTGACTCGATCGCCCTCGCCCTGCGGGTGGGTGCGCCGATCCGCTGCGCCGATCAGGTGCTGACGGAGGCGGGCATCGTCATCCCGGACGAGCAGGAGGACGAGGTCGAGAAGTTCCGCGAGTTCCTCGACCAGGTCCGCCCGGAGGACTTCGCCGGCTGA
- a CDS encoding MerR family transcriptional regulator, which translates to MHESDSEEGPLVGEDGDTGYRGVTACQAVGISYRQLDYWARTTLVVPSIRDASGSGTQRLYSFRDLVVLKVVKRLLDAGVSLQNIRRAIETLRSRGVGDLAGITLISDGTTVYECRSPEEVVDLLQGGQGVFGIAIGGAFKEIQGSLSHLPAEPVSSPQPVGTNLPAESTAGDELAARRARRRAG; encoded by the coding sequence GTGCACGAGTCAGACTCTGAAGAGGGTCCACTTGTCGGCGAGGACGGCGATACCGGTTATCGCGGAGTGACGGCATGTCAGGCGGTCGGCATCAGTTACCGCCAGCTGGACTACTGGGCCCGGACGACTCTCGTCGTGCCCAGCATCCGCGACGCCTCGGGGTCCGGCACGCAGCGGCTCTACTCGTTCCGTGACCTGGTGGTACTCAAGGTCGTCAAGCGCCTTCTGGACGCCGGTGTCTCGTTGCAGAACATCCGCCGGGCGATCGAGACGCTGCGGTCGCGCGGTGTCGGCGACCTGGCCGGGATCACGCTGATCTCCGACGGCACCACCGTGTACGAGTGCCGGTCGCCGGAGGAGGTCGTCGATCTGCTCCAGGGCGGGCAGGGTGTTTTCGGCATCGCCATCGGCGGGGCCTTCAAGGAGATCCAGGGCTCGCTGTCGCACCTGCCGGCGGAGCCGGTGTCGTCGCCGCAGCCGGTCGGCACGAACCTCCCGGCCGAGTCCACGGCCGGCGACGAGCTCGCGGCCCGCCGCGCCCGCCGACGTGCCGGCTGA